Proteins found in one Neurospora crassa OR74A linkage group II, whole genome shotgun sequence genomic segment:
- a CDS encoding HIRA-interacting protein 5: MPLNRLLLRKGLVPLVSKSTVRPAATTIPCLRQGAAASAPASTSTSSRQAHTGARSAARPRLQQRSWGALNTTLAPQQQRRTIFIQTENTPNPDSLKFLPNQKVIPDSIKTPFIEYMNARSTIAPPYPSPLAAQLMNIEGVTSVFYGTDFITVTKSADANWAHIRPEVFALITETITSGQTIVNVVERNEGEESTQESDEKDSLAYDENDSEVVGMIKELLETRIRPAIQEDGGDIEFRGFEDGIVKLKLRGACRTCDSSTVTLKNGIEGMLMHYIEEVQGVEQVLDPEEDIALQEFQKFEEKLRKQKGEVPPTTVGKDSLDSVPG, from the exons ATGCCACTAAATCGACTATTATTACGAAAAGGCCTAGTGCCTCTCGTTTCCAAGTCGACCGTGCGACCCGCCGCGACAACCATCCCGTGTCTGCGCCAAGGTGCTGCCGCTTCTGCTCccgccagcaccagcaccagcagcagacaAGCGCATACCGGCGCCCGCTCGGCCGCTCGTCCCCGTCTTCAGCAACGGTCATGGGGGGCtctcaacaccaccctcgcgccccagcagcagcgccgTACCATCTTCATCCAGACCGAAAACACGCCTAACCCGGACTCGCTCAAGTTCCTGCCCAACCAAAAGGTCATCCCGGACTCGATCAAGACGCCCTTCATCGAGTACATGAACGCGCGTAGCACCATTGCGCCGCCGTACCCTTCGCCGCTGGCCGCGCAGCTCATGAACATCGAGGGAGTCACCTCAGTCTTTTACGGCACCGACTTCATCACGGTGACCAAGTCGGCCGACGCCAACTGGGCGCACATCCGCCCGGAGGTGTTTGCACTCATCACCGAGACCATCACGTCGGGCCAGACGATTGTCAACGTGGTGGAGCGCaacgaaggggaggaatCGACGCAAGAGTCGGACGAGAAGGATAGCTTGGCGTACGACGAGAACGACAGCGAGGTGGTGGGCATGATCAAGGAGCTGCTGGAGACAAGGATCCGCCCCGCGATCCAGGAGGACGGTGGTGATATCGAGTTCCGCGGGTTCGAGGATGGAATCGTCAAGCTCAAGCTGCGCGGAGCATGCCGGACGTGCGACTCGAGCACGGTGACGCTGAAGAACGGAATTGAGGGCATGTTGATGCACTAC ATTGAGGAAGTCCAAGGCGTCGAACAGGTACTTGACCCCGAAGAAGACATAGCATTGCAGGAGTTTCAGAAATTCGAGGAGAAGTTGAGGAAGCAAAAGGGCGAAGTCCCTCCCACCACCGTAGGGAAGGACTCCTTGGATTCTGTCCCTGGCTAA
- a CDS encoding PSP1 domain-containing protein codes for MSSGTGKPALQAKTGQGNFAAGMPSTQAILLDKLNRGSTPDSEALASSDDEVDPLRQEPPPTSTQAPKQPVRRASWLNDTSQPPPPPRQRKESFASTSMSPTTSHPSTPAVDSGVGAWGTHPAASAVHGRSHAGPSPFSTTWGAGIWTNERNNPPSRLAEVLPSPTSGIPPGSSGGSFFDNALAQQSVGSRDTVPNPQIPFPIPLHPTPKTYRSQSYSVGQLDPETSLPSVATSAVLGGRSRPLGHPGLQHRPSRPSMLSEMANDGSMLGKVNEDDDDDSTGSLQGASQQQSAEAKAIESLMRENAILRQQNQYQSSRLRPRASTSSVFGLGNAYLQEAVPEESDFAVDELDEANDGSDIGRRNLARRMSEFGVGPYRTPYMADHRKVDNTNLKRALWQTSLGFGGLGDIPQSRRHSFADVPVRQNSIASIGEGIAPHEIGPHDSAPDYASPGYSDAMALANAAQVQNYFTGGSSHALAQSAYGNQFPSPYSMLPNAYANRPNSPHRNMYGAAQPRHDQPLYIVLFKCARADVFYIQEGTGLTVKPGDLVIVEADRGTDLGTVAKDNVDWKTAKELKEHYAEEQYRWLMMYSQNAGMAQDGVGAGLMAASNLQGSAVGGMGPAGQHHIQEPSSGELKPKLIKRLAQAHEIHALREKEGNEAKAKRVCMQKVKEHGLNMEILDAEFQMDWKKLTFYYFADSYINFNSLVTDLFKIYKTRIWMSAINPASFASPTLGLQAPSGIGPGAVGVSRASAATERRQNTQQQDQQSVYTAAGQTGRNIQGGFPGAFTPDRAMVPGSGYSLQTYPWNSYVPFGAASRPGPGPGLGGLSYAVPGMMPNSDTYTAGGFPPAVDYSARSRFPTPQATSGQHEQIGSAQGAQADWATAFQGLSLKSNPR; via the exons ATGAGTTCTGGCACAGGTAAGCCTGCTCTACAGGCAAAGACAGGGCAGGGCAACTTTGCCGCGGGCATGCCCAGCACGCAGGCGATACTGCTGGACAAGCTGAACCGTGGCTCGACTCCTGACTCCGAAGCCTTGGCGAGCTCAGACGACGAAGTTGACCCACTTCGTCAAGAACCTCCGCCTACCTCAACACAAGCTCCCAAGCAACCTGTCCGCCGGGCATCATGGCTGAATGATACgtctcaaccaccaccgccgccccgCCAGCGGAAAGAATCGTTTGCGAGCACCTCCATGTCTCCTACAACTTCCCACCCCAGCACGCCAGCTGTAGATTCTGGGGTCGGTGCCTGGGGCACCCATCCGGCTGCTTCTGCAGTCCATGGCCGATCCCATGCTGGACCTAGTCCATTCAGTACTACATGGGGCGCAGGAATCTGGACAAACGAGAGGAATAACCCTCCCTCTCGTTTAGCAGAGGTCTTGCCTTCGCCAACATCTGGCATACCGCCTGGCAGCTCGGGCGGCTCGTTTTTTGATAACGCGCTAGCTCAACAATCGGTTGGCTCCAGAGATACAGTCCCAAACCCTCAAATTCCGTTCCCGATTCCTCTCCATCCTACGCCCAAAACCTATCGATCACAGTCGTACTCCGTTGGGCAGCTTGACCCAGAAACATCTCTTCCTTCTGTTGCTACATCCGCGGTTCTGGGCGGTCGTTCGCGTCCGTTAGGCCATCCCGGCTTGCAGCAtcgtccttctcggcctAGTATGTTGAGTGAGATGGCAAATGATGGCTCCATGCTTGGAAAAGTAAatgaagacgatgacgatgatagTACTGGCTCTCTCCAGGGGGCCAGTCAGCAGCAGTCCGCTGAAGCGAAAGCTATCGAGTCGTTGATGCGCGAGAATGCCATCCTGCGCCAGCAGAATCAGTATCAAAGTTCGCGTTTGAGACCTCGGGCATCTACCTCGAGTGTGTTTGGGTTAGGAAACGCGTACCTCCAGGAAGCTGTTCCCGAAGAGTCAGATTTTGCTGTTGATGAACTTGATGAGGCGAACGATGGGTCTGACATCGGCAGGAGGAATCTGGCCAGACGGATGAGCGAGTTTGGTGTAGGCCCGTATCGCACCCCTTATATGGCGGATCATAGGAAAGTTGATAACACCAACCTAAAGAGGGCCCTCTGGCAAACATCTCTCGGGTTCGGGGGACTGGGAGATATTCCGCAGAGCAGACGGCACTCGTTTGCTGATGTGCCAGTCCGGCAGAACTCCATTGCTTCTATTGGGGAAGGGATCGCACCACACGAAATCGGCCCTCATGATTCTGCGCCTGACTACGCTTCTCCCGGTTATTCTGATGCTATGGCACTGGCCAATGCTGCTCAAG TACAAAACTACTTTACGGGAGGTTCATCGCATGCCCTTGCCCAGTCAGCCTATGGAAATCAGTTTCCGTCGCCATACTCTATGCTTCCCAACGCGTACGCCAACAGGCCCAACTCACCGCATCGTAACATGTACGGTGCAGCACAGCCGCGACATGACCAGCCCCTCTACATTGTTCTTTTCAAGTGTGCCAGGGCCGATGTCTTCTATATCCAGGAAGGCACAGGGCTTACTGTGAAACCTGGCGACTTGGTCATAGTGGAAGCTGACCGTGGCACGGATCTCGGCACTGTCGCCAAGGATAACGTTGACTGGAAGACAGCAAAGGAACTGAAGGAGCACTATGCCGAGGAGCAATATAGATGGCTCATGATGTACTCCCAGAACGCAGGAATGGCCCaagatggtgttggtgctggcCTTATGGCGGCCTCAAACCTGCAAGGAAGTGCCGTTGGCGGCATGGGGCCCGCCGGTCAACACCACATCCAGGAGCCTAGTTCAGGAGAATTGAAACCGAAATTAATCAAGAGGCTGGCGCAGGCTCACGAGATTCACGCTCtgagagagaaggagggaaatgaggccaaggccaagcgAGTGTGCATGCAAAAGGTCAAGGAGCATGGCTTGAACATGGAGATTTTGGATGCCGAGTTCCAGAT GGACTGGAAGAAACTGACCTTCTACTACTTCGCCGACTCCTACATCAACTTCAATTCTCTGGTTACCGATCTCTTCAAGATTTACAAAACTCGGATCTGGATGTCAGCTATCAACCCCGCCTCTTTTGCGAGCCCTACCCTTGGCTTACAGGCGCCTAGCGGAATTGGCCCCGGAGCTGTCGGTGTCAGCCGCGCCTCTGCAGCAACAGAACGCCGTCAAAACACGCAGCAACAGGACCAACAAAGCGTTTACACTGCTGCTGGTCAGACGGGGCGGAACATCCAAGGGGGGTTCCCAGGCGCCTTCACCCCTGACCGAGCAATGGTACCAGGATCTGGCTACTCTTTACAAACTTATCCCTGGAATTCTTACGTTCCGTTCGGGGCCGCTTCGAGGCCCGGACCCGGACCCGGACTCGGAGGACTGTCATACGCTGTGCCCGGTATGATGCCGAATTCCGATACCTACACAGCCGGTGGTTTCCCACCGGCGGTAGACTACTCTGCACGATCCCGATTTCCAACACCCCAGGCAACCTCTGGGCAGCACGAACAGATAGGCTCTGCACAAGGGGCACAGGCAGACTGGGCAACGGCGTTCCAAGGCCTTTCTCTCAAATCGAACCCCCGTTGA